A window of Mucilaginibacter robiniae genomic DNA:
AAGAAAAAGGATCAGTTTAGTTTTCATCGCATCTGTTTACTATCAATCTGTAAAGCTTAATAAAGCAAGACTTACAAAATAAATGGTACTACATGATAACTATAATTATTGTTTACATAAATACCAACTATACTTACTTGATTAACCTTCTGCTATAGTTTAACAGTTAGCTCGGTACCAGTATAAGTAACTGTTGTATTTACTTTTTGGCTAAAATCCAGCTTTTTTGCATCATCTGGCTTTATCAACACAATGCTGAACGTTCTGCGCTTAAGCATACCGGTATAACTATGCATGTTACCACCAATAGTTAGTGTTTGGGTACTCTGATGGTAAGTTATAGGTATTTCAGTAAACTTACCTTGTTCGTAGTTGTAATTGGTACCTTCATCTTCGTATAAGGTAAATTTAGCATCAGCTCCGGCATATACATATAATGTTATATGATCAGGCTGCTTTTCGGTAGTGTATTGTAAATCGGGACCAAAAGGTATAATAGAACCCGCTTTTACAAAAACCGGTATTTGGCTGTATGGCGCATCAGCCTCTATAGTGTTATTGCCTTTGTAGTACTTTCCTGTGTATAAATTATACCAGCCGTTGCTTTGAGGCAGATAAACAGATCTGCTTTTTGCACCATATTTATACACCGGATTTATAAGTAGAGCCGGGCCAAACATATATTCATCATTAATTGATTTAACATGATTATCATGAGGAAAATCCATGACTAAGCCACGCATAATGGTATAATCTTGCTGATAGGTAGCTCCAACCAGCGAGTAGATGTATGGCAACAAACGATAGCGTAGCTTATCATAATACAACATACTTTGATAAGCCGGATGGCCTTGTGGTGCCACGTTGTAGATTTCGCGATATGGAAATTGGCCATGAACGCGGAACAAAGGTGCAAATGCACCAAATTGGTACCAGCGTGTCATAGATTCACGCCACTCATCCAAATCTGTACCGATAGGTTTTTCATAGCGTTGTTCTACAGCAAAGCCGCCAATATCCATCGTCCAGTATGGCATACCCGATAAAGAGAAATTGATGCCCGCGGCAATTTGCGCTTTCATATCCTCCCACCTGGCAGCTATGTCACCGCTCCAGGTAGCTGCTGCATAACGTTGCAAGCCTGCAAAAGCAGAGCGGGTTAAAATAAAAATACGATTGTTCGGGTTTACTGTTCTCTGACCTTCATATACCCCTTTAGCATTTTGCAAAGGAAAAGCATTAAAGTACTGTGTTGATGAACCCAAATAAGTAGGCTCCATCAACATCTTCCGGTCAGTTACTGATGCATTAGACAAAATATCCGGTTCAGTAGCATCCAGCCACCACGCATCAATGCCTTTGGTGTATAACTTTTGATTAATTAGGTTCCAGAAGGCCTTGCGGGCATTCGGGTTAAAGGCATCATAAAAGGTAGAAACATAACCTTGTGCTATCCAATCACGCTGGCGGTTGGCAATGTTTCGTTTAAATAGAAAGCCATCTTTATCAAAAGCTTGGTAAGCGTCGGTTTCCTCGTAAAACTTAGGCCATACAGAGATCATAAAATGTACATTCTGAGCATGTAGCTGCTTTATCATACCTTCAGGACTACTAAAACGAGTCCGATCAAATTCTTGGCTACCCCATTGGTTCTCTTTCCAGTACGACCAATCCTGTACAATGTTATCTAAAGGAATTTTACGAGTTCTGAACTCATTAACTGTGTTTAGTATTTCATCTTGCGTTTTATAACGCTCCCGACTTTGCCAGAAGCCCATCGCCCATTTAGGCATCATAACTGCCTTGCCAGTTACAGTACGATAACCACTAATTACCCGATCAGCACCTTTACCGTAAATCAGATAATAATCTATAGTACTGCCAGCTTCAGAACTTAGTGCAAAAGTATTTTTAACCTCACTTGGTGCTGGTATAAGCACCTTTACACCCAGATATGACTCTGAGCCACTAGGAACCCACTGCATCTTCAGCTGGTATTTTTTACCTTTTTGTAAGTTAAGGTCTAAAATAGTGGTAGCCGGATTCCAAGGCTGACGCCAGTAATCAGCCAATAACTTACCATCTAACCACACTTTAATATAGCCAGCATACTTTACCTGCAACTGATACAAACCGGATTGATCTCCTTCAATAGCTCCTTCATAAGTAACTATGGCATCCTCCATTTTTACTTTATAAGGAAACTTTTTCATGTCCGATAACCAGTTATAATCAAGCTCTGATATCGGTTGTTCAAATATTTTCTGATCTGGATTATTCTTTAAGTTATAGCTTGCACTTAGCCAGCCTTGCTGCCCACCTTTACCATACAACTTTAAAGCGTATAGTGATTGCAACTCTCTAATATCCCCAGCTGTAGTAATACTATTATTATCCCACAATAAACCATAGTTTTTATCAGAGACCACA
This region includes:
- a CDS encoding TIM-barrel domain-containing protein — translated: MVKKHCTFWALLIVSVFCGATKAQVLTKPYSQIEGGIVVIVPHSLNGVRLVRLQPVNASIIHVTLTPDSAFNDSPSLMAVLQQHSTTKFSIQYSNSEVALTTDSVKAVVDVRSGLISFYDAFGHVLVKQSALPYSAFTKSMYGGNSTYRISQYFDSQNNEAYYGLGQHQQSIVNYNGRHVDLIQNNTEVAVPFVVSDKNYGLLWDNNSITTAGDIRELQSLYALKLYGKGGQQGWLSASYNLKNNPDQKIFEQPISELDYNWLSDMKKFPYKVKMEDAIVTYEGAIEGDQSGLYQLQVKYAGYIKVWLDGKLLADYWRQPWNPATTILDLNLQKGKKYQLKMQWVPSGSESYLGVKVLIPAPSEVKNTFALSSEAGSTIDYYLIYGKGADRVISGYRTVTGKAVMMPKWAMGFWQSRERYKTQDEILNTVNEFRTRKIPLDNIVQDWSYWKENQWGSQEFDRTRFSSPEGMIKQLHAQNVHFMISVWPKFYEETDAYQAFDKDGFLFKRNIANRQRDWIAQGYVSTFYDAFNPNARKAFWNLINQKLYTKGIDAWWLDATEPDILSNASVTDRKMLMEPTYLGSSTQYFNAFPLQNAKGVYEGQRTVNPNNRIFILTRSAFAGLQRYAAATWSGDIAARWEDMKAQIAAGINFSLSGMPYWTMDIGGFAVEQRYEKPIGTDLDEWRESMTRWYQFGAFAPLFRVHGQFPYREIYNVAPQGHPAYQSMLYYDKLRYRLLPYIYSLVGATYQQDYTIMRGLVMDFPHDNHVKSINDEYMFGPALLINPVYKYGAKSRSVYLPQSNGWYNLYTGKYYKGNNTIEADAPYSQIPVFVKAGSIIPFGPDLQYTTEKQPDHITLYVYAGADAKFTLYEDEGTNYNYEQGKFTEIPITYHQSTQTLTIGGNMHSYTGMLKRRTFSIVLIKPDDAKKLDFSQKVNTTVTYTGTELTVKL